One segment of Bacillus alkalisoli DNA contains the following:
- a CDS encoding threonine/serine exporter family protein, giving the protein MEKKELEEVKSVVSICLLAGKIMMESGAETYRVEDTMTRMAKAFGVEDPHTFVTPTGIIVSLKDINPTQLVRINNRTTDLEKVEKVNDISRKITNGELTLEEAHEALKTLQNTNLQFSIPIQILAASLVSGAFLIMFKGILQDFIPAFIIGGVGYSSLLLIQHYSNVKFFAEFMASLIIGFLAFYTVEIGLGYELDKIIIGSVMPLVPGLLITNAVRDLMVGHFVSGLSKGAEAFLTAFAIGAGVAVVFL; this is encoded by the coding sequence ATGGAGAAAAAAGAATTAGAAGAAGTAAAATCAGTCGTTTCCATCTGTTTACTCGCTGGAAAAATAATGATGGAGAGTGGGGCAGAGACGTATCGAGTAGAAGACACGATGACAAGAATGGCAAAAGCTTTTGGCGTAGAAGATCCACACACATTTGTCACTCCAACTGGAATTATTGTTTCTTTAAAAGATATTAATCCTACTCAACTAGTAAGAATTAATAATCGAACAACTGACTTAGAAAAAGTAGAAAAAGTAAATGATATTTCGAGGAAAATTACGAACGGTGAATTAACGTTAGAAGAGGCCCATGAAGCGTTAAAAACACTACAAAACACGAATTTGCAATTTTCTATACCAATTCAAATATTAGCTGCCTCTTTAGTTAGTGGAGCATTTTTAATTATGTTCAAAGGGATATTACAGGATTTTATACCTGCTTTTATTATTGGTGGAGTAGGGTACAGTAGCTTGCTTCTCATTCAACACTACTCTAATGTGAAGTTTTTCGCTGAATTTATGGCGTCTTTAATAATTGGATTTCTTGCTTTTTACACGGTAGAGATTGGTTTAGGATACGAGTTAGATAAAATAATTATCGGATCGGTTATGCCACTTGTTCCTGGTTTATTAATAACGAATGCCGTCCGGGATTTAATGGTAGGACATTTCGTATCAGGACTATCTAAAGGGGCGGAAGCATTTCTAACAGCGTTTGCCATTGGAGCTGGTGTAGCAGTTGTGTTTTTATAA
- a CDS encoding DUF2812 domain-containing protein — MGKKIKRKIHLLDYWDIREHEAMYEHMASQGWKLMKINNFYSVFEKTEPVSCTFRYDVFKKTDHEKFTFYRDAGWDHIGSRANIQFFRSENNTELFTDQKEHLEALNKLKSSQTIRTILIAFLSIIIIIISLIGLQINPIGNYIDDNFLSGLIMIFGFSAISFYMFTGVQKLNKLLKYVHNKEVGKNRKPYQSIENRNLLIILIVFCISALNLAIPYNNMQSSFWHTRVPVPNETLPLFQLSDVIQENHISRIDDGHSNYYAESSSILVPKQYQLKEYITFNGETYSHISYGYELRNERLAKRFFPTLVEYNYETRNPQPYEHEWFDELWIEETTYSRSFIARKDEKVYLVHYNGNNTVDEMVKAFYQKLKTNYQHLR; from the coding sequence ATGGGGAAAAAGATAAAAAGAAAAATACACCTACTCGATTATTGGGACATACGAGAGCACGAGGCAATGTATGAACATATGGCGTCACAAGGTTGGAAACTAATGAAAATTAATAACTTCTACTCTGTTTTTGAGAAAACGGAACCTGTAAGTTGTACTTTTCGATATGATGTTTTCAAAAAAACAGACCACGAAAAATTCACCTTTTATCGTGATGCAGGTTGGGATCACATCGGTTCAAGGGCAAATATTCAATTCTTTAGAAGCGAAAATAACACGGAATTATTTACTGATCAGAAAGAGCATTTGGAAGCACTCAATAAACTTAAAAGTTCACAAACTATTAGGACGATATTAATAGCCTTTTTAAGCATAATTATTATCATTATATCTTTAATTGGTCTGCAAATTAATCCTATTGGAAATTATATAGATGACAATTTTCTATCCGGATTAATAATGATTTTTGGCTTTTCAGCTATTTCCTTTTATATGTTCACAGGAGTTCAAAAACTTAACAAGCTATTAAAATACGTACATAACAAAGAGGTAGGCAAAAATAGGAAACCGTATCAATCAATTGAAAACCGTAATTTACTAATTATACTAATCGTGTTTTGTATAAGCGCTTTGAACTTAGCCATACCATATAATAATATGCAATCTTCATTCTGGCATACTCGGGTACCAGTGCCAAACGAAACCTTGCCTCTATTTCAATTGTCTGATGTAATACAGGAAAATCATATCTCAAGAATAGATGATGGTCATTCAAATTATTATGCAGAAAGTTCAAGTATACTTGTTCCGAAACAGTATCAATTAAAAGAGTATATAACCTTTAATGGAGAAACTTACTCACATATTTCATATGGATATGAATTGAGGAATGAACGGCTAGCAAAAAGGTTTTTTCCTACTTTAGTAGAATATAATTATGAAACACGAAATCCTCAACCTTATGAGCATGAGTGGTTTGATGAATTATGGATAGAAGAAACTACATATAGTCGTTCTTTTATTGCTCGTAAAGATGAAAAAGTATACTTAGTTCATTACAATGGTAATAATACAGTGGATGAAATGGTAAAGGCTTTTTATCAAAAACTAAAAACTAACTACCAACACTTGAGGTGA
- a CDS encoding threonine/serine exporter family protein, with the protein MLYIFGQLFFSFIASAGFGVIFNAPRKALVHCGIVGMVGWMFYITLADAGIDTVIASFVGAFVVALIGLIFARRYRKPMIIYSVAGIIPLVPGGLAYNTMRHVAQNDYLAAIPLAAKAFMISGAIAMGLVFAEVFVQIVMRIIVHSKEKRLKQGVS; encoded by the coding sequence ATGTTATATATTTTCGGACAGTTATTTTTTAGTTTCATTGCATCTGCCGGATTCGGAGTGATTTTTAATGCTCCTCGAAAAGCATTAGTTCACTGTGGAATTGTTGGAATGGTAGGGTGGATGTTTTATATCACATTAGCCGATGCTGGAATTGATACCGTTATCGCTTCTTTCGTTGGGGCATTTGTCGTTGCGTTAATTGGCTTGATTTTTGCGAGAAGATATCGCAAGCCTATGATTATTTATAGTGTTGCAGGAATTATTCCATTAGTACCTGGTGGACTAGCATACAATACGATGCGACATGTCGCACAAAATGATTATCTTGCCGCTATTCCGCTTGCTGCAAAGGCGTTCATGATATCAGGAGCTATTGCAATGGGACTTGTTTTTGCAGAAGTGTTCGTACAAATTGTTATGAGAATTATTGTCCACTCTAAAGAGAAACGTTTGAAGCAAGGTGTGTCATAA